A genomic segment from Phragmites australis chromosome 6, lpPhrAust1.1, whole genome shotgun sequence encodes:
- the LOC133922226 gene encoding C2 domain-containing protein At1g53590-like isoform X2: MFTDIRVVRQSTDDDHLVLEIGINFLSADDMDARMAVQLRKRLGFGITTNLHITGMHVEGKVLVGVRFLRQWPFIGRVRVCFVEPPYFQMMVKPLFSHGLDVTELPGISGWLDRMLDVAFGQTLVEPNMLVIDLEKFASESAESWFSVDEKTPIAHAKVEILEGADMKPSDPNGLADPYVKGHLGPYRFQTNIHKKTLNPKWLEEFKVPITSWEAVNLLSLQVRDKDPIFDDSLGHCSISINKLRGGQRHDIWMALKDIKTGRVHIAVTVLEDENEKVPNDEEEEQCGTPKVGKSTTPRSSFSSNTNNGSESSDEFRRMSDEYEPVDIEGLDKADVWVHRPGSDVTSAWEPRKGRPRCQDSKIHQVNDVCSDSPRSSLPESQRNDSSTEEPGNGKSHRHLRKVKKGLGKLAGAVFHRSPKKESNVEASSCVTPHPNIQPVGESRVSVTFVVDQDPGNNRTQLRADDQNSSEELDNPTKKHLRKKAAHMVKHAGKTADNLKTMFSRKGLDKSKEECQDDEKDDPAATKIDSVEVDPPAPSNAVVDAP, from the exons GTTCTGGAGATAgggatcaactttctttcagcCGATGATATGGACGCAAGAATGGCTGTGCAACTAAGGAAGAGACTAGGATTTGGCATTACAACAAACTTGCATATAACTGGGATGCATGTTGAAGGAAAG GTCCTGGTAGGGGTGAGGTTTCTCCGACAGTGGCCATTTATTGGGCGTGTAAGAGTTTGCTTTGTTGAACCTCCGTACTTCCAAATGATGGTGAAACCTTTATTCAGTCATGGGCTTGACGTAACCGAACTCCCAGGAATTTCTGGATGGCTT GACAGAATGTTGGACGTTGCCTTCGGACAGACCCTTGTTGAG CCAAACATGCTAGTTATTGACCTGGAAAAGTTTGCCTCCGAATCAGCAG aGAGCTGGTTTAGTGTTGATGAGAAGACACCTATTGCACATGCTAAGGTAGAGATCTTGGAAGGTGCTGACATGAAACCATCTGATCCAAACG GGTTAGCTGATCCATATGTGAAAGGCCATCTTGGACCCTACCGTTTTCAGACAAATATCCATAAGAAAACTCTTAACCCGAAATGGCTCGAGGAGTTTAAAGTACCAATAACTTCATGGGAAGCAGTcaatcttctttctcttcaagTCCGAGATAAGGATCCCATCTTTGATGACTCTCTGGG TCATTGTTCCATAAGCATCAACAAGTTGAGAGGTGGACAAAGGCATGATATATGGATGGCACTAAAGGATATAAAGACTGGGAGGGTTCACATTGCTGTAACTGTGCTTGAAGATGAAAATGAGAAG GTTCCtaatgatgaggaggaggagcagtgtgGAACACCCAAGGTGGGCAAATCTACCACACCTAGGTCCAGCTTTTCATCCAATACCAACAATGGAAGTGAATCTTCCGATGAATTCCGGAGGATGTCTGATGAGTATGAGCCAGTTGATATCGAGGGATTGGATAAGGCTGATGTTTGGGTACATCGCCCGGGCAGCGATGTCACCAGTGCATGGGAGCCTCGGAAAGGACGTCCCCGGTGCCAGGACTCCAAAATCCATCAAGTGAACGATGTTTGCAGCGACAGCCCCAGGTCATCGCTACCAGAATCTCAGAGAAACGACTCCAGTACCGAAGAACCTGGGAACGGTAAATCGCACCGTCACCTCCGCAAGGTCAAGAAGGGTTTGGGAAAACTAGCTGGAGCTGTCTTCCACAGGAGCCCAAAGAAAGAGAGCAACGTCGAAGCTTCCTCATGCGTGACGCCTCACCCGAACATCCAGCCAGTTGGAGAAAGCAGGGTTTCGGTAACATTTGTGGTCGATCAAGATCCTGGGAATAATAGAACGCAGCTGAGAGCAGATGACCAGAACTCAAGCGAGGAACTGGACAACCCGACCAAAAAGCACCTGAGGAAGAAGGCAGCTCACATGGTGAAACATGCAGGGAAAACCGCTGACAACCTGAAAACCATGTTCAGCAGAAAGGGCCTCGACAAGAGCAAAGAAGAATGCCAAGATGATGAGAAAGACGACCCTGCTGCGACGAAAATCGACTCGGTGGAAGTTGATCCTCCTGCGCCAAGCAATGCCGTGGTAGATGCGCCTTAG
- the LOC133920584 gene encoding uncharacterized protein LOC133920584, with product MIGYIESLEKLGFPLSPELATDVILQSLPASFEPFILNFHMNSMEKSMAELHGMLKTAEESIKKSSSHVMMVQKDSKKRKRKGKAKTSDEISSSKPKPVGKPKASPAASDTCHHCHKTGHWRRNCKLYLEELKKKKGSKTSSSGTEKD from the exons atgattggttacattgagagcctggaaaaacttggttttccccttagccctgagttggctacggatgtaattctccagtcgctccctgcgagcttcgagccgttcattttgaactttcatatgaacagcatggagaaaagcatggctgaattgcatgggatgctaaaaactgctgaggaaagcattaagaagagctctagtcatgtgatgatggttcaaaaggatagtaagaagagaaagcgcaagggtaaggctaaaacttcggatgagatctcgagttctaagcctaaacctgttggaaagcccaaggctagccctgccgcttctgacacttgccaccactgccataagactggtcattggcggaggaactgcaaattgtacttggaagaactcaaaaagaagaagggaagtaagacttcctcttcag ggactgaaaaggactag